The Chryseolinea soli nucleotide sequence AGGTCGGTCGGGAAAACGCGTGGCGCATGCCAGCATTGTTGCTCTTCGCAAAATGCTTTGAACAATTCAATGCGGTCCAACAAGTCTTGTTGATCCAAACACCGCCGCCCGAGCGCGTCGGCCTTTGCCAGCATGGCCAGCAACGGCATGTCCAGACGAAGCGACGCCTCCAGGACCGCTTTTCTTGGATCCGGTCTTTCCAGGGCCCATAAAGGCAATCCGTGATACCGCACCAGTGCAGCCACTTGTTCGCGGATAGCGAAAGGTGTGGGGATCGTTTTGTACAAAATTTGCCGCGCCGTAAATTCCCCTTGCCGCGCGTGACCCCGCGACGTGATGCGACCGTCCTCCTCCGTCACCGTGGTGGAACGTTTTTCAACATCGTGCAACAAGGCCGCTGCCCACAGCACTTCTTGTTGCTGCTCATCCAGTAGTTTGAATTCATCGAGCGATTGAAGGGCCTCCAGCACCATGCGGGTGTGGATGGCCACATCGCCTTCCGCATGGTGGAATGGACTCTGCGGCACGTTCCGCATGTCGGCCACCCAATCGAAAGTTTGCTCGAGGTGATCCCATGTTTTATTATTAGTTATTGACCATTTCATAATTTGTCTTTGTTTAAACGGGGAACTCTCCCGTCAGTCTTGCTCTTCTCCAGTTGCGGGTCCAGTGCTCATCGGTTTTCACATGTCCTTTGCGGACGTATTTGAATACATGATGGGCAAACTCGTCCACCGCGTATGCTTTGGCGTTTCTGCTCACGACACCCTCCCGCGTGCACGGTGCTTTTAACGCGATATCATAAGAATCGAATATACTATTCTCCGACACCAACGTCATCACTTCCTGTCGAAACGTGACTTCATCGACAGGGTGCGTCACCTTCAACTCGGGCACCGTGGGGAAATCGAACAGGGCTGCATAAAACTTCACCTCATCCCAACCCAACCACGTATCGTGCTGCCGGACGCCAAAAACATAGTAGTGATGATCCAGTTTTCGGTATTCAATAGAGTGAATGGCGTATACGTTCTCGCCAAAGATCTCGAGATCTCCTAAGTCGTTTTTTATCAACTCCCATCGCGTGCGGATCTGCTGGGTCCACGATGAGGTCGTGGGTGCGGCATGCGACCGGGCAAATACGCCATAGCGACTAAGGCAATTGTTCTCGCCATCCATTTTTTCAGTGTGAACTATGGTATCGATATTTTTTACATCCTGCCAATATTCGTGATTGATCCGGTCGTCGCTGCTCGTTCCCGGAGAAAAGGGATAATGATAGGTTCTTCCATATTTTCTT carries:
- a CDS encoding RNA ligase family protein, with protein sequence MSISRKYGRTYHYPFSPGTSSDDRINHEYWQDVKNIDTIVHTEKMDGENNCLSRYGVFARSHAAPTTSSWTQQIRTRWELIKNDLGDLEIFGENVYAIHSIEYRKLDHHYYVFGVRQHDTWLGWDEVKFYAALFDFPTVPELKVTHPVDEVTFRQEVMTLVSENSIFDSYDIALKAPCTREGVVSRNAKAYAVDEFAHHVFKYVRKGHVKTDEHWTRNWRRARLTGEFPV
- a CDS encoding AAA family ATPase, whose product is MKWSITNNKTWDHLEQTFDWVADMRNVPQSPFHHAEGDVAIHTRMVLEALQSLDEFKLLDEQQQEVLWAAALLHDVEKRSTTVTEEDGRITSRGHARQGEFTARQILYKTIPTPFAIREQVAALVRYHGLPLWALERPDPRKAVLEASLRLDMPLLAMLAKADALGRRCLDQQDLLDRIELFKAFCEEQQCWHAPRVFPTDLARFVYFQKEDSSPDYVPFDDLKGEVIMLSGLPGMGKDTFLKKNYPGLPVISLDDIRRKHKLKPDDSSATGWVVQEAKEQAKAFLRKGQPFVWNATNITRQLRGQWIDLFVSYKARVKLVYIETPYKEWINQNSNREYPVPNQVLSRLLSKLEVPLLQEAHRVEYIV